One region of Salvia miltiorrhiza cultivar Shanhuang (shh) chromosome 3, IMPLAD_Smil_shh, whole genome shotgun sequence genomic DNA includes:
- the LOC131014620 gene encoding probable WRKY transcription factor 30 produces MSSPPFSGKGMENFPSDSDLKNLVRELSQGKEMAKQLQNHLNLHSSSSRESREFLLHRIMYSYDQALSMLTHNDPAAAAASQAPLPPPESPRPVAGSPQSDDSDQDFTDQTSRKRKASDRWSQKVKVGPEVGVEGQLDDGYGWRKYGQKEILGAKHPRGYYRCTYRHAHGCLATKQVQRSDEDPTIFEITYRRKHTCNRATNNPPVPDPRGQDPNPLTQNPQSEPPFNIQTTLNPPFNFSSSSPINPQNDNIFSDRNNALGNYYPNPTNDLNADYGELIPNLRHSDSELSPIVAAMTNSATLDADFPFGPSGFGSVFDFDNSGHYP; encoded by the exons ATGTCATCACCTCCCTTTTCCGGGAAAGGAATGGAGAATTTTCCGTCGGATTCGGACCTCAAAAATCTGGTGAGAGAGCTGTCTCAGGGGAAAGAGATGGCTAAGCAGCTTCAAAATCATCTCAATTTGCACTCATCTTCTTCACGTGAGAGTCGCGAATTTTTGCTGCACAGAATTATGTATTCCTACGATCAGGCGCTCTCCATGCTCACGCACAACGaccctgctgctgctgctgctagtCAAGCACCGCTGCCGCCGCCTGAGTCTCCTCGGCCAGTCGCCGGAAGCCCTCAGAGTGATGACTCTGATCAGGATTTCACTGATCAGACTTCTAGGAAAAG AAAGGCGAGTGACAGGTGGAGTCAAAAGGTAAAAGTGGGGCCAGAAGTGGGGGTTGAAGGACAACTGGATGATGGCTACGGTTGGAGGAAGTACGGCCAGAAAGAAATCCTCGGAGCCAAGCATCCCAG AGGGTACTACAGGTGCACTTATAGACACGCCCACGGGTGTTTGGCTACAAAACAAGTTCAAAGATCAGATGAAGATCCCACAATTTTTGAAATCACGTATAGGAGAAAGCACACGTGCAATCGTGCCACTAATAACccgcccgtacccgacccgcgaGGTCAAGATCCGAATCCATTAACCCAAAACCCACAAAGCGAACCACCCTTTAATATCCAAACAACCCTTAACCCCCCATTCAATTTCTCTTCATCATCACCCATTAATCCCCAAAATGATAACATTTTCTCGGATCGTAATAATGCTTTGGGAAATTATTATCCGAATCCAACCAATGATTTAAATGCTGATTATGGAGAATTAATTCCTAATTTGCGCCACTCGGATTCCGAACTCAGTCCGATCGTTGCAGCCATGACCAATTCTGCTACGCTCGATGCGGACTTCCCATTTGGACCATCCGGATTCGGGTCGGTTTTCGACTTTGATAACTCGGGGCACTACCCATAG